Part of the Nitrospirota bacterium genome is shown below.
CCCAGGGCTTTCCCGATGTCATTAAAATTAAACCTCCTCTGCCATGTCGAATACGGGGAGCTTTCATCCGAACACCCCACCTGTCTGAGATATGGATAAGCCTTGCTGTTCTCCCACACTTCCTCAGGAAGCTCTGTTTTGCCGCCACACGTGGAGTGGTAAATAGCCTCTATCGGCCTGCTCTCAAAAGTAAGTATCTCCCCTTCTGTTTCTCTCACTGCCTGACTTATCATCGGATTATAGTTCTCTCCCTTATAAACCTGATGCAGGACGGTTGATGTAAGATGGTAATCCCTGCCTGCATTCATAGCCCTATGGTAAACAGCATAAGTCCTCGAGATAACAGCCTGAGCTTTCAGGGCCTCCATTTCCCAGTCCCTTCCAACCTCAGACGCAACCACACCTTCCACATAAGTTTCAAGGGGCAGCTCATTAATCACTATAAGTCCGTTATCGCTGCGTTTAACCTCAATGGAGCCTTTGTAGCGATTGCCATTTACAAATACTTCACCTCTGATACTTCCTAATTTCTCGGCCTTACCTGAGAAGGTAGGGTGCTCTGGAGCATCAATAATAAGAACCTTTATTGTATCATGGGAACGAGTCGCAACGACTTCTGCCGAGGACGGGCTACACATTAGAAATAAGAAATAAGAAATAAGAAATGAGAAATAAAATTTAAAATTCCTATTTCTCATTTTCTACCTAAAAACCAGAAGAGGAGTGACAGGATAATACTGATGATTATGCCTGTAGTAATGGGGAAGTAAAATGTAAAATTCTTTCTCTGAATAACGATATCCCCTGGAAGCCTTCCTATATAAGGTATCCTCCCTGCGAACATAAGAAAAAGGCCAAGGACAATAAGGACGATACCGAAAATGAAAAGCATCTTGCCTAAAAA
Proteins encoded:
- a CDS encoding DUF2905 domain-containing protein; amino-acid sequence: MQGFDFLGKMLFIFGIVLIVLGLFLMFAGRIPYIGRLPGDIVIQRKNFTFYFPITTGIIISIILSLLFWFLGRK
- a CDS encoding SpoIID/LytB domain-containing protein, which gives rise to MCSPSSAEVVATRSHDTIKVLIIDAPEHPTFSGKAEKLGSIRGEVFVNGNRYKGSIEVKRSDNGLIVINELPLETYVEGVVASEVGRDWEMEALKAQAVISRTYAVYHRAMNAGRDYHLTSTVLHQVYKGENYNPMISQAVRETEGEILTFESRPIEAIYHSTCGGKTELPEEVWENSKAYPYLRQVGCSDESSPYSTWQRRFNFNDIGKALGIKDIKDIKIVSLTSTGRVKMLKVFTENSEQMVKATDLRRLLGYKELPSTMFTMKIEGREILLEGGGYGHGVGLCQWGSLELAKKGKNYKEILRYYYPGTVISKLLSN